A stretch of Bradyrhizobium sp. AZCC 2262 DNA encodes these proteins:
- a CDS encoding oxidoreductase has product MSDELHGGNGVGRPLLFQPLKIRGLLLKNRLAVPSMVQFQAGPGNTCSDFHLVHLGRFAMGGFGLVFVEVTAVEEQGLNSEHDLGLWNDAQVESFSRLTAFMKRHNAASAIQLSHGGRKSATHSAIKGFGPVTEQDAKAGHKRWQPVAPSAIPVADGWQVPRPLTVVECAAMVDTFVAAAKRAVAAGFDVIEILIAHGYLLASFVSPISNTRDDEYGGDRGRRMRLPLEIVEAVRREIPDSMPLFVRISAVDGAVNGWNMDDTVALSHELKIRGVDVVDISSGGISRIGGALSEPVPRSLGFHVPYADRVRNEVDIKTMVAGIILEAQQAEAILRNGQADLIGIARQSLFNPNVAHHWGHDLGINLQFEDWPYEHGFWLEKRKHTIQDYATPRGEITLRAQT; this is encoded by the coding sequence ATGAGCGATGAGTTGCACGGTGGCAACGGAGTCGGCCGGCCATTGTTGTTTCAGCCACTCAAAATCCGCGGGCTTTTACTTAAGAACCGTCTGGCCGTACCTTCGATGGTTCAATTTCAAGCCGGTCCTGGAAATACGTGCAGCGATTTTCACCTTGTTCATCTTGGCCGCTTCGCGATGGGCGGCTTCGGCCTTGTGTTCGTCGAGGTGACGGCCGTCGAAGAGCAGGGATTGAACAGCGAGCACGACCTCGGGCTTTGGAACGACGCGCAAGTGGAGAGTTTTAGCCGGCTAACGGCATTTATGAAGCGCCACAACGCCGCTTCCGCAATTCAGCTCAGCCACGGGGGGCGAAAATCGGCGACCCATTCGGCCATAAAAGGATTTGGGCCGGTAACCGAGCAAGATGCCAAGGCCGGTCATAAGCGCTGGCAGCCGGTCGCGCCGTCGGCAATTCCGGTGGCGGACGGTTGGCAGGTGCCACGACCACTGACCGTGGTCGAGTGCGCAGCGATGGTCGACACGTTCGTTGCCGCGGCCAAGCGGGCGGTGGCGGCCGGATTTGACGTCATCGAGATTCTCATAGCGCATGGTTATTTGCTGGCCTCGTTCGTGTCGCCAATATCCAATACGCGCGACGACGAATATGGCGGAGACCGCGGTCGGCGAATGCGGTTGCCGCTCGAGATCGTTGAGGCGGTTCGCCGTGAGATTCCAGACTCGATGCCGCTCTTCGTCCGTATCTCGGCGGTCGATGGCGCCGTCAACGGTTGGAATATGGACGACACTGTTGCTCTATCGCATGAACTCAAGATCCGCGGTGTCGACGTGGTCGATATCTCATCGGGCGGCATCAGCCGGATTGGTGGGGCCCTAAGTGAGCCAGTGCCTCGGAGTCTTGGTTTCCATGTGCCCTACGCCGACCGTGTTCGCAACGAAGTCGACATCAAGACCATGGTTGCAGGGATCATCCTGGAGGCACAACAGGCTGAAGCGATCCTGCGGAACGGACAGGCCGACCTCATTGGAATCGCCCGGCAGTCACTCTTTAACCCCAACGTCGCGCACCACTGGGGACATGATCTCGGCATCAACCTGCAGTTCGAGGACTGGCCCTATGAGCATGGCTTTTGGTTGGAGAAGAGAAAGCACACCATACAGGACTACGCGACGCCTCGCGGGGAGATCACTCTCCGCGCACAAACCTAA
- a CDS encoding FMN-binding negative transcriptional regulator, which produces MYIPSMFEEDRTEVLHETIEKYPFGVLLSHGKEGLDANHLPFELNKDQGPLGRLHAHVARANPFWQATATGDEVIAVFQAANAYISPGWYPSKAETEKEVPTWNFRAVHAYGRITIHDSDRYCRGMVARLTRTHEASRPKPWRMTDSPKDFIDSMLKEMVGIEIEITRLIGKTKMGQNKQVRDALGASNALRAQGDDEVAEVMLSYANSRKEGS; this is translated from the coding sequence ATGTATATCCCGTCAATGTTTGAAGAAGATCGCACCGAAGTCCTTCACGAGACCATCGAGAAGTATCCATTCGGCGTCCTCCTTAGTCACGGCAAGGAGGGGCTTGACGCGAACCATCTTCCATTCGAACTCAACAAGGACCAGGGGCCGCTCGGGAGGCTCCATGCCCATGTGGCTCGGGCAAATCCGTTCTGGCAGGCGACGGCCACGGGTGACGAGGTGATAGCGGTTTTCCAGGCGGCCAACGCTTACATCTCACCAGGTTGGTATCCGAGCAAGGCGGAGACCGAAAAGGAAGTGCCGACGTGGAATTTTCGCGCGGTCCATGCCTATGGGCGCATAACGATTCACGACAGCGACCGTTACTGCCGCGGTATGGTCGCCCGGCTGACACGAACCCACGAGGCGAGCCGGCCGAAGCCTTGGAGGATGACGGATAGTCCCAAGGACTTCATCGACAGTATGCTGAAAGAGATGGTCGGGATTGAGATCGAAATCACCCGGCTCATCGGTAAGACGAAGATGGGTCAGAATAAGCAAGTGAGGGACGCTCTCGGCGCAAGCAATGCGCTCAGGGCTCAAGGAGATGATGAAGTAGCCGAGGTAATGTTGTCCTACGCGAATAGCAGGAAAGAGGGGAGTTGA
- a CDS encoding ABC transporter substrate-binding protein, protein MKYFASLLAILLSANPNFAFSQEKPTLKLGGILDMSSLYSDITGTGSVTAAKMAAQDFGGEVIGRKIEIVSGDHLNKADLAANIARGMIDNQGVEMFYDVAASATALAAGEIAKARNKIMIFASPGSIRLTNEACGPYTVNYNWDTFGQANVTGRATVKSGLDSWFFLTADYSFGHDLERDTTDVVQGSGGKVLGSVRHPLNTPDFSSFLLQAQSSKAKVIGLANAGGDTVNAIKQAAEFGIKSGGQKVSPLLAFITDIDSVGLDIAQGLLLAETFYWDLNDETRTFSKRFMERMKRPPTSAQAAVYSAVTHYLKAVRAAGTSDADAVIKLMREMPINDFFAKNGKIRADGRMVHDMYLFQVKTPSESKGRWDDYKLIATVSGEEAFQPLDQSRCPLVKK, encoded by the coding sequence ATGAAGTATTTTGCGAGCCTTCTTGCCATCTTGCTTTCGGCCAATCCTAACTTCGCTTTCTCGCAAGAGAAGCCGACCTTGAAGCTGGGAGGCATTCTGGACATGTCCAGTCTCTACTCCGATATCACCGGAACGGGGAGCGTAACCGCGGCCAAGATGGCGGCGCAGGATTTTGGTGGTGAAGTCATCGGTCGTAAGATTGAAATAGTCTCCGGCGATCATCTCAATAAGGCCGACCTCGCCGCCAATATTGCGCGCGGGATGATCGATAATCAGGGCGTGGAGATGTTCTATGACGTCGCGGCTTCCGCCACTGCGCTTGCCGCGGGCGAAATAGCCAAAGCGCGCAACAAGATCATGATCTTCGCTTCTCCTGGCTCGATACGGCTTACGAACGAGGCCTGCGGACCTTACACGGTCAATTACAATTGGGACACGTTCGGGCAGGCAAACGTTACGGGTAGAGCAACGGTAAAGTCCGGCCTCGACAGCTGGTTTTTCCTAACGGCTGACTATTCCTTCGGGCACGACTTGGAAAGGGACACCACTGACGTGGTGCAAGGAAGCGGCGGAAAGGTCTTGGGAAGTGTTCGACACCCGCTCAACACGCCGGATTTCTCGTCGTTCTTGTTGCAGGCGCAATCGTCCAAAGCCAAGGTGATCGGGCTCGCCAATGCTGGCGGCGACACGGTCAATGCAATCAAGCAGGCTGCGGAGTTCGGCATCAAGAGCGGAGGTCAGAAGGTTTCGCCCCTGCTCGCCTTCATAACGGATATCGACAGCGTTGGCCTCGATATTGCTCAAGGATTGCTTCTCGCGGAAACGTTCTACTGGGATTTGAACGACGAGACGCGCACGTTCTCGAAGCGATTTATGGAACGGATGAAGCGTCCGCCGACGTCCGCGCAGGCTGCTGTCTATTCGGCCGTTACCCATTATCTCAAGGCTGTGAGAGCCGCTGGTACCTCGGATGCAGATGCCGTTATCAAGCTGATGAGAGAGATGCCAATCAACGACTTTTTTGCAAAGAACGGCAAGATCCGGGCGGACGGACGGATGGTGCATGACATGTATCTGTTCCAAGTGAAGACGCCGTCCGAATCAAAGGGGCGCTGGGACGACTACAAGCTGATAGCCACAGTTTCGGGCGAAGAGGCCTTCCAACCCCTCGATCAGTCGCGGTGTCCGCTCGTGAAAAAATAA
- a CDS encoding isocitrate lyase/PEP mutase family protein: MRTQAEKADIFRKLHERSGAFIIPNPWDAGTAKLLASMGFEALATTSLGLANALGQVAVSLDEIIENCRSIAAATDLPVNADLENCGADDPKSAAAAISRAAEAGAVGGSIEDFSGDRHNPIYDFTLAVERVHAAVEAARALPFPFLLTARAENYLHGRVDLDDTIKRLQAFEAAGADVLYSPGLRDIDTIRKVVSSVKKPFNLVMGFADPTLTVDQLSAAGVKRISVGGAMERHALAAFLRAAREMKEHGAFTYITDLAPIREVRIAFLKAPQ; encoded by the coding sequence ATGCGCACTCAAGCAGAAAAAGCGGACATTTTTCGCAAGTTGCACGAGCGGTCCGGCGCGTTCATCATCCCCAACCCGTGGGACGCTGGTACCGCAAAGCTCTTGGCGTCCATGGGATTTGAGGCACTGGCAACAACCAGCCTCGGTCTGGCGAATGCGCTCGGGCAAGTTGCCGTTAGCCTGGACGAAATTATAGAAAATTGCCGTTCGATCGCCGCTGCCACCGATCTTCCCGTTAACGCCGACCTCGAAAACTGCGGCGCCGACGATCCCAAATCGGCTGCGGCAGCTATTTCGCGGGCCGCCGAGGCTGGCGCCGTCGGCGGTTCGATCGAGGACTTCTCAGGCGACCGGCATAATCCAATTTACGATTTCACGCTTGCCGTCGAGCGCGTGCACGCCGCCGTGGAAGCGGCTCGCGCGCTTCCTTTCCCATTTTTGCTCACGGCGCGCGCTGAGAACTACCTGCACGGACGCGTCGACCTGGACGACACAATCAAGCGCCTTCAAGCCTTCGAGGCAGCGGGAGCAGACGTGCTGTACTCACCAGGACTGCGCGACATTGACACCATTCGCAAGGTGGTCTCATCAGTCAAAAAGCCCTTCAACTTGGTGATGGGCTTCGCCGACCCAACGCTGACCGTCGACCAGCTGTCTGCTGCCGGCGTGAAACGAATCAGCGTTGGAGGTGCCATGGAACGTCATGCGTTGGCTGCATTTCTCAGAGCCGCACGTGAAATGAAGGAACATGGCGCCTTTACTTATATAACAGACTTGGCCCCGATCAGAGAGGTACGGATAGCCTTTCTCAAGGCCCCACAATGA
- the pimC gene encoding pimeloyl-CoA dehydrogenase large subunit, which translates to MDLAFTKEEMAFREEVRTFFKENVPPETRRKLIEGRHLSKHEMVTWWRILNKQGWGVSHWPKEHGGTGWTSVQDYIFNEELQMHPAPAPLPFGASMVGPVIYTFGNEKQKKQYLPRIANVDDWWCQGFSEPGSGSDLASLKTKAERKGDKYIINGQKTWTTLAQHADMIFCLCRTDNNAKKQMGISFIVIDMKSKGITVRPIETIDGGYEVNEVFFDDVEVPVENLIGEENKGWDYAKFLLGNERTGIARVGVSKERLRRIRDLASKVESGGKAIMEDPTFREKLTACEIELKALELTQLRVVADEGKHGKGKPNPASSVLKIKGSEIQQTTTELLMEVIGPFAAPYDEHGDDGSNESMDWTAQIAPSYFNNRKVSIYGGSNEIQRNIITKAVLGL; encoded by the coding sequence ATGGATCTCGCTTTCACCAAGGAAGAAATGGCATTCCGCGAAGAAGTCCGTACCTTCTTCAAGGAGAACGTGCCGCCGGAGACGCGGCGCAAGCTGATCGAGGGCCGTCACCTCTCCAAGCACGAGATGGTCACCTGGTGGCGCATCCTGAACAAACAGGGCTGGGGCGTCTCGCACTGGCCGAAGGAACATGGCGGCACCGGCTGGACCTCCGTGCAGGACTATATCTTCAACGAAGAACTGCAAATGCATCCGGCGCCGGCGCCGCTCCCCTTCGGCGCCAGCATGGTCGGCCCGGTAATCTACACTTTCGGCAATGAGAAGCAGAAGAAGCAGTACCTGCCACGCATTGCCAATGTCGACGACTGGTGGTGCCAGGGCTTTTCCGAGCCGGGCTCCGGATCGGACCTTGCTTCCTTGAAGACCAAGGCCGAACGCAAGGGCGACAAATATATCATCAACGGCCAGAAGACCTGGACCACGCTGGCGCAGCACGCCGACATGATCTTCTGCCTCTGCCGTACCGACAACAATGCGAAGAAGCAGATGGGCATCTCCTTCATCGTGATCGACATGAAGAGCAAGGGTATCACGGTGCGCCCGATCGAGACCATCGACGGCGGCTACGAGGTCAACGAAGTGTTCTTCGACGACGTCGAGGTGCCGGTCGAGAACCTGATCGGCGAGGAGAACAAGGGCTGGGACTACGCCAAATTCCTGCTCGGCAATGAGCGCACTGGCATCGCCCGGGTCGGCGTCTCCAAGGAGCGGCTGCGACGCATCCGCGATCTCGCCTCCAAGGTGGAAAGCGGCGGCAAGGCGATCATGGAGGACCCGACCTTCCGCGAGAAGCTCACGGCATGCGAGATCGAGCTCAAGGCGCTTGAGCTCACGCAGCTCCGCGTCGTCGCCGACGAAGGCAAGCACGGCAAAGGCAAGCCCAACCCTGCGTCCTCGGTCCTGAAGATCAAGGGCTCCGAAATCCAGCAGACCACCACCGAACTCCTGATGGAAGTGATCGGCCCGTTCGCCGCGCCCTATGACGAGCATGGCGACGACGGCTCCAACGAGTCGATGGACTGGACCGCCCAGATCGCGCCGAGCTACTTCAACAATCGCAAGGTCTCGATCTACGGCGGCTCCAACGAGATCCAGCGCAACATCATCACCAAGGCGGTGCTGGGGTTGTAG
- a CDS encoding nuclear transport factor 2 family protein, which translates to MTYDQSTVEAVIKNYFDGVYEGDADKLAAVFDKTADLRWVENGELQVLNVPEWLDRVRKRPSAKAEGKERKDFVVTIDRSDDSTAFIKVHCQLLPRYFTDYLTAMKLKDGWKIVSKSYRYDLRE; encoded by the coding sequence ATGACTTACGATCAATCCACCGTAGAAGCGGTAATCAAAAACTACTTCGACGGCGTGTACGAGGGAGACGCGGATAAGCTGGCCGCAGTTTTTGATAAAACGGCGGACCTGCGCTGGGTTGAAAATGGAGAGCTGCAGGTTTTGAATGTGCCCGAGTGGCTTGACCGCGTCCGTAAGCGCCCATCGGCGAAGGCGGAAGGGAAAGAACGAAAGGATTTCGTCGTCACCATTGATCGGTCCGATGATTCCACCGCCTTTATCAAAGTGCATTGCCAACTGTTGCCTCGGTATTTCACGGACTATTTGACGGCGATGAAGCTGAAGGATGGCTGGAAGATTGTTTCGAAATCATATCGTTACGACTTGCGCGAGTAA
- a CDS encoding methyl-accepting chemotaxis protein, which yields MIVGLRISTKLLIMVGLSVLGIATVAVVGLSILRDTLLEDRKVKLHDVVLLAKQALEVDYQVSKKAGLSDQEASERGKTLLRTLRFGQDDYFYAINPQGVVHAHPNRNVEGKDLSNAPDPNGVFYIRDQIMSASKGGGFVAYQFPRATGTEPQPKISYALSFSPYNWTIGGGIYLDDVDKIFWRQVWWIGAIFLVTIGLMLAMSLVLGRSIVVPIRGMTAAMRKIAAGDTTTFIPAQDRLDEVGAMAQSVQVFKDNMVEAVRLRAEQDQVKGKTETEKRELIDRMASDFEQSVRGSLDVLSGAAAELRETSDTMSSTADAASKQATTVAAVAEQASSNVETVAAATEELASSVAEIGRQVAESTRVAGRAVDEAHRTNATVQGLSAAAQKIGDVIGLISDIASQTNLLALNATIEAARAGEAGRGFAVVASEVKSLASQTARATEDISAQVVAMQGATSEAVQAIERIGGTIGSINEIATLIAAAVEQQGSATKEIARNIQQAAHGTTTVSGNIIGVTQAATQTGEAAGRVLVSAEELHQQAGGLRVKLDSFLEKIRAA from the coding sequence ATGATTGTCGGTCTACGAATTTCAACCAAGCTTCTCATCATGGTCGGATTATCCGTCCTTGGCATCGCGACGGTCGCCGTCGTTGGTCTCTCGATCCTCCGAGATACTCTTCTGGAAGATCGCAAAGTCAAGCTGCACGACGTGGTCCTCCTCGCCAAGCAGGCGCTGGAGGTCGACTATCAAGTGTCGAAAAAGGCAGGCTTATCCGACCAGGAAGCATCGGAGCGCGGAAAAACGCTACTTCGTACGCTGCGCTTCGGTCAGGATGACTACTTCTATGCCATCAATCCTCAGGGTGTCGTGCACGCCCATCCCAACCGGAATGTCGAAGGCAAGGATCTATCTAACGCGCCGGACCCGAATGGTGTCTTCTACATTCGGGATCAGATCATGTCTGCCTCAAAGGGCGGTGGTTTTGTTGCATACCAATTTCCGCGAGCGACCGGGACGGAGCCACAGCCGAAAATTTCCTACGCTCTCTCCTTCAGTCCCTACAATTGGACGATCGGCGGAGGCATCTATCTCGACGATGTCGACAAGATTTTCTGGCGGCAGGTATGGTGGATCGGGGCGATCTTTCTGGTCACTATCGGCCTGATGCTCGCGATGTCCTTGGTACTGGGACGTAGTATTGTTGTTCCAATTCGCGGAATGACTGCGGCAATGCGCAAAATCGCTGCAGGCGACACCACGACGTTTATCCCGGCACAAGATCGTCTCGATGAAGTCGGCGCCATGGCGCAATCCGTGCAGGTCTTCAAAGATAACATGGTCGAAGCGGTGCGTCTGCGCGCCGAACAGGATCAAGTGAAAGGCAAGACAGAAACTGAGAAGCGTGAGCTTATCGACAGGATGGCGAGTGATTTCGAGCAGAGCGTTCGCGGCTCACTCGACGTGCTGAGCGGTGCGGCCGCCGAATTGCGCGAAACGTCGGACACCATGTCGTCGACAGCTGACGCGGCAAGTAAGCAGGCAACCACAGTTGCGGCGGTTGCCGAGCAAGCGTCGAGCAATGTGGAAACGGTGGCCGCGGCCACCGAGGAGTTAGCCTCGTCCGTGGCAGAAATTGGTCGACAAGTGGCCGAGTCGACCCGCGTCGCTGGCCGAGCAGTTGATGAAGCCCATCGGACTAACGCTACGGTCCAAGGCCTTTCGGCCGCAGCGCAGAAGATCGGCGACGTCATCGGCCTCATCAGTGATATTGCAAGCCAAACCAATCTGCTGGCACTCAACGCGACCATTGAGGCGGCCCGTGCCGGAGAGGCTGGGCGAGGGTTTGCCGTCGTTGCAAGCGAAGTTAAATCGCTCGCAAGCCAGACCGCTCGTGCAACCGAGGACATCTCGGCTCAGGTCGTTGCTATGCAGGGGGCAACTTCAGAAGCTGTGCAGGCGATCGAGCGAATAGGGGGGACGATTGGTTCAATCAACGAGATAGCAACTCTTATCGCGGCCGCCGTCGAGCAGCAGGGATCTGCAACCAAGGAAATAGCGCGAAATATTCAGCAAGCGGCACACGGCACAACCACTGTTTCAGGTAACATCATTGGCGTCACGCAGGCTGCCACCCAGACCGGAGAGGCGGCCGGCCGGGTCCTGGTGTCGGCAGAAGAACTCCATCAACAGGCGGGCGGCCTGCGAGTCAAACTCGACAGCTTTCTCGAAAAAATCCGGGCAGCGTGA
- a CDS encoding shikimate dehydrogenase family protein, which yields MTIINGHTSVFGILGEPVRHVRTPQALNALFDERNYNGVLVPIEVSPGDGLAKAVASLKASRNWGGFLVTVPHKTAVAEYCDRLSSRAKVAGAVNVVRREADGSLTGDHLDGVGFVGGLRLSRIDPAGCKAFLAGAGGAASAIAFALAEAGVTQLTIVNRSIEKATQIATRIALDFPQVVIATQGQLAGHNLVINGTSLGLSESDPLPIDATELEAGMLVAEVVMSPEITPLLREAAARGCQIHPGVRMLEGQLQAIFSFLTARDAIL from the coding sequence ATGACGATCATCAACGGGCATACCTCGGTATTTGGAATTTTAGGAGAGCCCGTGCGGCATGTGCGGACCCCACAGGCTCTCAATGCGCTATTTGATGAGCGCAACTATAACGGTGTTCTCGTGCCGATCGAGGTTTCGCCGGGTGACGGTTTGGCAAAGGCCGTCGCATCCCTCAAGGCGTCTCGCAATTGGGGCGGGTTCCTTGTGACTGTGCCACACAAGACGGCTGTCGCAGAATACTGTGATCGATTGTCCTCGAGAGCTAAAGTGGCGGGTGCAGTCAATGTTGTAAGACGCGAGGCTGACGGCAGTCTGACCGGCGACCACCTCGACGGCGTCGGCTTTGTTGGAGGGCTACGTCTCTCCAGGATCGATCCAGCCGGCTGCAAAGCATTTCTGGCGGGAGCGGGTGGCGCCGCATCAGCGATTGCATTTGCGCTCGCCGAGGCCGGTGTTACTCAGCTCACGATCGTTAATCGATCTATTGAAAAAGCAACTCAGATTGCTACGCGCATTGCGCTTGACTTCCCGCAGGTGGTGATTGCTACCCAAGGACAGCTTGCGGGGCACAATCTTGTCATTAACGGCACATCGCTAGGTCTGAGTGAGTCCGATCCTCTGCCGATCGACGCCACTGAACTCGAAGCTGGGATGCTTGTGGCTGAGGTCGTCATGAGCCCAGAAATCACGCCCCTGTTGCGAGAGGCTGCTGCCCGCGGCTGTCAGATTCATCCGGGTGTCCGAATGCTAGAGGGCCAGTTGCAAGCCATCTTTTCATTTCTGACAGCGCGCGACGCCATACTGTAG
- a CDS encoding acyl-CoA thioesterase produces the protein MGSLAEDTTVARDGDRLSIVLTEEWGLWGPNGGYLAAVAMRAAGMAAPKGHRPATYSCQFLSSPRFGAVDLVVTPVRQGRSAWCLNIQMLQGDKLCLQAQTWTTDRHLGPEQTHPKIPVVPGPNVLKHFMEYVPKPYVTFPFWSHIESRPVDVYPPHARNPDGPRQRVWQRLIGFDAGGDPFVEATRSLVLIDCMQWPTFDRSLPESPSYTAPSLDLSVWIHKPALKCDWVLIDAHADNASGGLIHGGGRIWSSDGELIATGGSQSLVVGG, from the coding sequence TTGGGCTCACTTGCTGAAGACACGACTGTCGCGCGTGACGGCGACCGACTCTCCATCGTGCTGACCGAGGAATGGGGGCTTTGGGGACCAAACGGCGGATATCTTGCCGCGGTCGCGATGCGGGCTGCGGGCATGGCCGCTCCGAAGGGACACCGTCCAGCGACCTATTCTTGCCAGTTTCTATCCTCACCTCGCTTCGGAGCAGTCGATCTGGTCGTCACGCCTGTGCGCCAAGGCCGTAGCGCCTGGTGTCTCAACATTCAGATGCTACAGGGCGATAAGCTGTGCCTTCAGGCCCAGACGTGGACGACAGATCGTCATCTCGGACCTGAACAAACTCATCCGAAAATTCCTGTTGTTCCAGGACCGAACGTCCTAAAGCATTTCATGGAGTATGTACCGAAGCCCTACGTCACGTTTCCATTCTGGTCACACATCGAAAGCCGTCCGGTGGATGTCTATCCGCCCCATGCACGGAATCCAGATGGGCCGCGTCAGCGCGTCTGGCAGCGACTGATCGGCTTTGATGCCGGCGGCGATCCTTTTGTTGAAGCCACGCGGTCACTGGTCCTGATCGACTGCATGCAGTGGCCGACATTTGATCGAAGCCTGCCAGAGTCGCCGAGCTACACGGCCCCAAGCCTCGATCTGTCGGTTTGGATCCACAAGCCCGCCCTCAAGTGCGACTGGGTGTTGATCGATGCCCATGCCGACAACGCCAGCGGGGGATTGATTCACGGCGGTGGCCGCATCTGGAGCTCTGACGGCGAACTCATCGCAACAGGTGGCAGTCAGTCCCTCGTGGTCGGCGGGTAG
- the mmsB gene encoding 3-hydroxyisobutyrate dehydrogenase, with protein sequence MTTVAFIGLGTTGPPMILNLLGASHKVIAFDASALAREHVRALGADVGSNAAAVADGADVVITLLPTGAQVERVWSEVSPVLDQNALLIDCSTISIESARRAHQTASRHGLRAVDAPAFGCHLNAQQGELTFFCGGDQSAFLSARPILGAMGKTVVHCGQPGAGQAAKTCNSMFLGTSMIAVSEVFSLGEKLGLSHRALFDIVSTLSKHPWFQYCPVPGLVPNSPANDDYKPGLTTSSMLNDLRLCQTAARQAGVFTPLGWHTENIYEEFEQAGHGATDFSAIIQHLRSLTRYIGI encoded by the coding sequence ATGACGACCGTTGCGTTCATAGGTCTTGGCACGACCGGCCCCCCGATGATATTGAATCTGCTTGGCGCCAGTCATAAGGTCATCGCTTTTGATGCTTCGGCACTCGCTCGCGAACACGTTCGAGCCTTGGGCGCCGACGTTGGAAGCAACGCGGCTGCGGTAGCCGACGGAGCCGACGTCGTTATCACCCTTTTGCCGACCGGCGCTCAAGTCGAGCGGGTGTGGAGCGAAGTCTCGCCGGTCCTTGATCAGAACGCTCTGCTGATCGATTGCTCCACAATCTCTATCGAGAGCGCCAGACGAGCGCATCAGACGGCAAGTCGCCACGGTCTTCGGGCGGTGGACGCTCCCGCTTTCGGTTGTCACCTGAACGCTCAGCAGGGCGAGCTGACCTTCTTTTGTGGCGGCGACCAAAGCGCCTTCTTGTCGGCAAGACCGATCCTCGGCGCCATGGGAAAGACCGTCGTCCATTGTGGGCAACCGGGCGCTGGTCAAGCAGCCAAGACATGCAACAGCATGTTCCTCGGCACATCGATGATTGCCGTGAGCGAGGTGTTTTCTCTTGGCGAGAAGCTCGGCCTTTCACACCGGGCACTCTTTGACATTGTGTCAACTTTGTCCAAACACCCCTGGTTCCAGTATTGCCCAGTACCCGGACTTGTGCCGAATTCGCCGGCGAATGACGACTATAAGCCGGGTCTAACCACCAGTTCGATGCTCAATGACCTGCGACTGTGCCAGACAGCCGCGCGCCAAGCGGGCGTTTTCACGCCTCTCGGCTGGCATACCGAAAACATCTATGAAGAGTTCGAGCAAGCCGGTCACGGCGCCACGGATTTCTCCGCCATCATTCAGCACCTTCGGTCCCTAACGCGATACATCGGCATATAA